The genomic DNA CCTTTCGTTGTTGAGGATAAGCATATACAAACTATAATAAATACACTTTCGTTGTTAACTTTTTCATATTTATTTTTCTTGCTTATACTCCTCTATTCTTTGCATAAATCTGACAGAATGGAGTTGGTGTAACCGCCAAGTAGAAATGAACACTTTTTTACTTAATAATGCTGAATAAGAGTGAACACTTTTTTCCAGTAGAGACGTGCACTTTATTTGGAGAGGCGGGCATGATAGCCTATGTAAGCTGAGCCAGATGTATTGGTACAGCTGGCTTCCTGGCTAATAATCTTGCCCGCAGAGGCTCCATGTAATGTGACAATATGCCTGCACTAACTTCCAGTAAAGTGTTCACAACTAATTAGTAAACAGTGTTCAAAATTATCAGGCGGTTACAGTTGGAACTGTGATTTACAAAAAAGAGAAAATTGTTCTTCCTTTTTTTTCTTAGAGTTCATCCTTTATATTGGATTTAGACAGGGAATCAACTGACCATCCATTCATTATATAGATTTTCTTATTGAATTTTTTACAATTTAAATTTTTTAAATTGAATTAATGCAACGCTAGTGACTTTCTTTAAAATATAAACCTAACAATACACCACTTAGCATTAATAATTCTGCTGATTCTACAAAATTCATTGTAGCTCCAAATGAGAAAATAGAAAACATAACACCCACTAAAAATATACTTTTCCTTTTCTCTAAATCTAGGAATAATGTCTTCATAACAAAATAAATTATGATTGGTATTATTAAATAGCCGCAAGTTATTAGTATATAAATAAAAAAATTATCCGCAGGGTTGTACTTATCTAGTTCAAAATACATTTGAGGAGTACCAATCCCCCCAAGACCTCTACCAAATATAGAGAAATAAGAATCATTTAATAAATTTAATGCATTAGGCCACGTGTTAAATACTCGATCAAGATAGGAACTAAAAACTAAGTTCAATAAATCAATCGAAATTGAATGCGTTGAACTTAGATTTGTATTTACAATAGAAGTATAAAAAGGTGGGATTAATCCGTAAAATAGTAAAAACATCATAAAAAATTTGAAGAATATTTGTATAAAGACCCTACCCTGTTTAAAACTTATAGAATAAAAAACCTTTAGCATTACATATAGAATGAAAAACATAATTATCGAAAAATAAGCTGTTTTAGAAGTAGTTAAATAAATACCATAACCTCCCAATATTAGTACAATAAAATCATAGATTTTTTTTAAAACATTTTGCTTAGATAGTTCCTGATAATAGGTATATATAATAAATCTTATAATTATTAAAGCCGACAACAAATAGGCACTTGAAAAAGAAGATCTTTGAAAACCTGCTAATCGTTCTACCCCATTCATAGTCCAATAACGATTTGCTTGAACAACATGACCTGCTATTTCATACACACTATTTTGCCACGGTAAAATATATAGCTTATCTAAAACCAGGCCTAAAACTATAATTGGTATAGAAAATCTATACAAAAATTCAAAATATTCTTTATTAACTCCATAATAGTTAACAGCAAAATAAAAAGCAAAAAAAGGAAGAAAAATATTTATTGAAAATAAGATTTGTTTTAAAGCTAATCCGTTAATTAGCCCCACTATTAAACCAATAACCATGAGGATAATTATAAAAAATATAGCTTTATTTAACTTTAAAGAATTTAATATATTAATTGTCCCTGAAGCTATAATTATTAGTAATAAAATCTTATTTAAATATATTAATTGCGGATAACCTAAAAGACCCAAATAATATCTAAGCGGAGATTCAAACATATAAGTAAAAAGCCATAATGACAAGATAACTCTAACTTTGTTTTTCATTTTCGCCTAACCTTTAAAAATTTATTATAAAAATTTATGTGTTTTTGTAGAAGCTGATGAGAACCAAAGTTTAAGCTATATTTATAACACCTATTTCTCCAAAGATTTCTTTGCTCATTTGTATAACTATAATATTTTTTTAAAGTCAACTTAAGAGAATTAACAGAATTCGGCTCAAAAAGAAAAATCTTATCAATTATTATCTCTGGGATGCCGCCAATTGCGGAAGCGCAAACAGGAGTTCCTTGAATATATGACTCAATAATTACTCTTCCAAACGCTTCGTCAACTATTGAGGGGAGAATGGTTAAATCAACTTGACTCATTAATTTTCTTATCTCCTCTACACTTTTTTTCCCTTTGAATTTTATTCTTGGATCTCCATTTGCTGCTTTCATCAAAAACTCAATATCCGGACCTTCACCGCAAATTATTAAACTTTCTATTATATTTACTGGTAATTGTCGTACAGCTTCAATTAGTAAATGTACACCCTTATCAAATGTGGCTCTTCCGAAATAACCCAGTGATAATGCTTTTTTTCTTTCATCTAAAAATATTTTCGGAGGTATAGAAATTATTTCATCAACTGAATTAAAGATTACATCTTTTTCCGCATTCTTAAAAAACCCATATTTTAAATGCTCATCTAAGATATAATTAGAAATTCCAATTACCCCATCAACATTATTACTAAAAAACTGATTATATTTCCTAAGGAAATAACGTGGAACACTAAACTTTATAGGTCTTAGCAAACTAGAATCTCTTAAAGTATGAATTACGGGAATGTTAAGTGATTTACCTAATTTCCAAGCCAATACCCCTATACCAGATAAATTTTGGGTATGAATTAAAGCTGGTTTTATCTCATATA from Bacillus methanolicus MGA3 includes the following:
- a CDS encoding glycosyltransferase family 4 protein, which translates into the protein MKRIPIVIINSFYFPVLIGGAEISTKQLAELLANYFEVNIITVGHQTRTVKKEVINDITVWRLPINNIFWLGDIKTKHPLQKIIWHIINAFNIIQYKEIKNLLYEIKPALIHTQNLSGIGVLAWKLGKSLNIPVIHTLRDSSLLRPIKFSVPRYFLRKYNQFFSNNVDGVIGISNYILDEHLKYGFFKNAEKDVIFNSVDEIISIPPKIFLDERKKALSLGYFGRATFDKGVHLLIEAVRQLPVNIIESLIICGEGPDIEFLMKAANGDPRIKFKGKKSVEEIRKLMSQVDLTILPSIVDEAFGRVIIESYIQGTPVCASAIGGIPEIIIDKIFLFEPNSVNSLKLTLKKYYSYTNEQRNLWRNRCYKYSLNFGSHQLLQKHINFYNKFLKVRRK